In Oryza brachyantha chromosome 2, ObraRS2, whole genome shotgun sequence, a single window of DNA contains:
- the LOC102722831 gene encoding probable inactive nicotinamidase At3g16190: MTSHLALMSCLLVLVLSLDKFLLHYLKKRWLSGPRISSAPSKSRRSMAATGGGGGAKWSETAMLVIDMQKDFVDPAMRSPMLVDGGQGVVPTVAEAVAVARERGIFVVWVVREHDPSGADVEVFRRRFYSGGKGPTVKGLKGAELADGLAIKEGEYKLVKTRFSAFFATPLDSVLRTTGIKNLVIVGVQTPNCIRQTVFDAVALNYEKVTVIIDATAAARPEIHLSNIRDMKNIGVETPTLEEWRR; the protein is encoded by the exons ATGACATCACATCTGGCGTTGATGTCGTGCCTGCTGGTGCTGGTACTCTCCCTCGATAAGTTCCTCCTCCACTACCTCAAGAAGCGGTGGCTCTCCGGCCCCAGAATCTCGAGCGCTCCGTCCAAATCGCGGCGGTccatggcggcgaccggcggcggcggcggcgccaagtGGAGCGAGACGGCCATGCTCGTCATCGACATGCAG AAGGATTTCGTCGACCCGGCGATGCGGAGCCCGATGCTGGTGGACGGCGGCCAGGGCGTGGTCCCAACCGTCGCCGaggcggtcgccgtcgcgagGGAGCGCGGCATCTTCGTCGTCTGG GTGGTCAGAGAGCATGATCCTTCTGGAGCAGATGTTGAAGTTTTTCGCAGACGTTTCTATTCTGGTGGAAAGGGCCCAACAGTGAAAGGTTTGAAAGGGGCTGAGCTAGCTGACGGGCTTGCCATCAAAGAAGGGGAATATAAGTTGGTGAAGACTAGATTTAGTGCTTTTTTCGCAACACCCCTTGATTCTGTCCTCAGAACCACAGGAATAAAGAATTTGGTTATTGTTG GGGTTCAAACACCAAATTGCATTCGGCAGACGGTCTTTGATGCTGTAGCACTGAACTATGAGAAAGTTACAGTCATTATTGATGCAACAGCTGCTGCTAGGCCAGAGATCCATCTGT CAAATATAAGAGATATGAAGAATATTGGAGTGGAAACACCAACCTTGGAAGAATGGCGACGGTAA
- the LOC102712058 gene encoding probable tocopherol cyclase, chloroplastic, producing MDLATAAPRAAPRLRGPRRRATTLSPRAAAASPSSAAASAAPAYAPTPRDRALRTPHSGYHYDGTARPFFEGWYFKVAIPECRQSFCFMYSVENPLFRDGMSDLDRLIHGPRFTGVGAQILGADDKYICQFTEKSNNFWGSRHELMLGNTFIPNNDSTPPEGEVPPQEFSNRVLEGFQVTPIWHQGFIRDDGRSKYVPNVQTARWEYSTRPVYGWGDVTSKQKSTAGWLAAFPFFEPHWQICMAGGLSTGWIEWDGERFEFENAPSYSEKNWGGGFPRKWYWIQCNVFSGASGEVSLTAAGGQRKIGLGETYESPSLIGIHYEGKFYEFVPWTGTVSWDIAPWGHWKMSGENKNHLVEIEATTNEPGTALRAPTIEAGLVPACKDTCYGDLKLQMWEKGDDGGKGKMILDATSNMAALEVGGGPWFNGWKGTTVSNELVSNVVGTPVDVDSLFPVPFLKPPGL from the exons ATggacctcgccaccgccgccccgcgcgccGCTCCCCGGCTCCgcggcccccgccgccgcgccaccaccctctctccgcgcgcggccgccgcctcgccctcttCCGCCGCAGCGTCAGCGGCGCCCGCCTACGCCCCCACGCCGCGGGACCGGGCCCTGCGAACGCCGCACAGCgg GTATCACTACGACGGCACCGCGAGGCCCTTCTTTGAGGGATGGTACTTCAAGGTGGCCATCCCCGAGTGCAGGCAGAGCTTCTGCTTCATGTACTCTGTCGAGAACCCCTTGTTCCGGGACGGGATGAGTGATCTTGATCGGCTCATACATGGTCCGCGGTTCACTGGCGTGGGGGCGCAGATTCTTGGCGCCGATGATAAGTACATTTGCCAGTTCACCGAGAAATCAAACAACTTTTGGGGGA GTAGGCATGAACTAATGCTTGGAAACACTTTCATTCccaataatgactcaacaccCCCAGAAGGGGAGGTTCCCCCTCAG GAATTTTCTAATCGAGTTTTGGAAGGCTTCCAAGTCACACCTATTTGGCATCAGGGCTTTATACGAGATGATGGAAG GTCAAAGTACGTGCCAAATGTTCAAACAGCTAGATGGGAGTACAGTACTCGTCCAGTATATGGCTGGGGTGATGTCACATCAAAGCAGAAGTCAACTGCTGGGTGGCTTGCtgcttttcctttctttgaaCCTCATTGGCAAATATGCATGGCTGGTGGCTTGTCCACAG GATGGATTGAATGGGATGGAGAGcgttttgaatttgaaaatgcTCCTTCATATTCAGAAAAGAACTGGGGTGGAGGTTTTCCAAGGAAGTGGTATTGG ATCCAGTGCAATGTCTTCTCAGGCGCATCTGGTGAAGTTTCTTTAACGGCTGCTGGTGGACAAAGGAAAATCGGATTAGGTGAAACCTATGAAAGTCCTTCATTG ATTGGTATTCATTATGAGGGAAAATTCTATGAATTTGTGCCTTGGACTGGAACAGTAAGCTGGGACATTGCTCCTTGGGGTCACTGGAAAATGTCTGGCGAGAACAAAAATCATCTG GTGGAAATAGAAGCAACCACCAATGAACCAGGCACTGCTTTGCGAGCTCCAACTATAGAAGCTGGATTAGTGCCAGCATGCAAAGACACCTGCTATGGAGACTTGAAGCTGCAAATGTGGGAAAAAGGAGATGATGGTGGCAAGGGAAAG ATGATACTCGACGCCACAAGCAACATGGCGGCACTAGAAGTTGGTGGAGGCCCTTGGTTCAATGGGTGGAAGGGCACCACTGTCTCAAACGAGCTTGTGAGCAACGTCGTCGGCACACCGGTCGACGTCGACAGCCTCTTCCCTGTCCCATTTCTCAAGCCTCCTGGCCTGTAA